A window of the Myxococcus fulvus genome harbors these coding sequences:
- a CDS encoding indole-3-glycerol phosphate synthase TrpC, translating to MSWWNRFSSQAAPGTLDRIMKRKRAEIEAFTPTATSPNPAPRDFVGALLQRPSGRPVSVIAEVKRKSPSGGAFPHTDVVAVARAYEAAGASAISVLTDGPDFGGAMGDLVAVRAAVSVPVLRKDFLVSAYEVERSGQFGADAVLLIADALEDSELREMLDAARESRVAALVEAHTEAHAERALAAGAELVGINNRDLATLKTDVGTALRVMPGLRSRARVLVAESGLKSVTDLIAAREAGADAVLVGESLLRDAEPGRALARLLGEDGPQP from the coding sequence ATGAGCTGGTGGAATCGCTTCTCGTCTCAGGCCGCCCCAGGGACGCTGGACCGCATCATGAAGCGCAAGCGCGCGGAGATTGAGGCGTTCACTCCCACCGCGACGTCTCCCAATCCCGCGCCACGAGACTTCGTGGGGGCCCTGCTGCAACGGCCCTCCGGGCGTCCCGTGAGCGTCATCGCCGAGGTGAAGCGCAAGAGCCCGTCCGGCGGAGCGTTTCCGCACACGGACGTGGTGGCGGTGGCGCGGGCCTATGAGGCGGCGGGCGCCAGCGCCATCAGCGTGCTGACGGACGGGCCTGACTTCGGCGGCGCGATGGGGGACCTGGTCGCGGTGCGCGCCGCGGTGTCGGTGCCGGTGCTGCGCAAGGACTTCCTCGTCTCGGCGTATGAGGTGGAGAGGAGCGGGCAGTTCGGCGCGGACGCGGTGCTGCTCATCGCTGACGCGCTGGAGGACAGCGAGCTGCGCGAGATGCTGGACGCGGCGCGCGAGTCGCGGGTCGCCGCGCTGGTGGAGGCGCACACGGAGGCGCACGCCGAGCGGGCCCTGGCGGCGGGCGCGGAGCTGGTGGGCATCAACAACCGGGACCTGGCCACGTTGAAGACGGACGTGGGCACCGCGTTGCGGGTGATGCCCGGGCTGCGCTCGAGGGCGCGTGTGTTGGTCGCGGAGAGCGGGCTCAAGTCGGTGACGGACCTCATCGCCGCGCGCGAGGCCGGCGCCGACGCGGTGCTGGTGGGCGAGTCGCTCTTGCGTGACGCGGAGCCAGGACGGGCGCTCGCGCGGCTGCTCGGAGAGGACGGCCCGCAGCCGTGA
- a CDS encoding phosphoribosylanthranilate isomerase, which translates to MSVRVKVCGVTRLEDARAAWDAGVDALGLNFYPPSPRYLDLATAARLGRTRPPLGTLIGVFVNAAPEDIRRAVTECGLTAVQLHGDEPPEACSGFGVPVIKALRVRGADDVARARAYVGVGDVTGLLLDGAAPGYGGGGVGFDWSLVAGVSGSGVPVLVAGGLKPSNVAEAVRATRPYGVDVASGVESAPGIKDMDAVRAFVRAAKSINLWE; encoded by the coding sequence GTGAGTGTCCGGGTGAAGGTGTGTGGCGTGACGCGGCTCGAGGATGCTCGGGCCGCGTGGGACGCGGGCGTGGACGCGCTGGGGCTCAACTTCTATCCGCCCTCCCCCCGATATCTGGACCTGGCCACGGCGGCGCGACTCGGGCGCACGCGGCCCCCGCTGGGCACTTTGATTGGGGTGTTCGTCAACGCGGCGCCGGAGGACATCCGGCGGGCGGTGACGGAGTGTGGCCTCACGGCCGTGCAGCTCCATGGGGACGAGCCACCGGAGGCCTGCTCGGGGTTCGGGGTGCCGGTCATCAAGGCGCTGCGGGTGCGCGGCGCGGATGACGTGGCGCGGGCGCGGGCGTACGTGGGAGTGGGCGACGTGACGGGGCTGCTGCTGGACGGAGCGGCGCCGGGGTACGGCGGTGGGGGCGTGGGCTTCGACTGGTCGCTGGTGGCGGGAGTGTCGGGCAGCGGCGTGCCGGTGTTGGTTGCGGGAGGACTGAAGCCTTCCAACGTGGCGGAGGCGGTGCGCGCGACGCGGCCTTACGGAGTGGATGTGGCCAGTGGGGTGGAGTCGGCCCCGGGCATCAAGGACATGGACGCGGTGCGCGCCTTCGTGCGGGCCGCGAAGTCCATCAACCTCTGGGAGTGA
- the trpB gene encoding tryptophan synthase subunit beta: protein MNTETSTGRFGRFGGRYVPETLVPALMELEAAYTAARADPTFDAEVARVLREFVGRPTTLTPARRLTEAWGGANVWLKREDLAHTGAHKINNTVGQVLLAKRMGKKRIIAETGAGQHGVATATACALFGLPCEVYMGALDVERQALNVFRMRALGAVVRPVESGSRTLKDAMNEAMRTWVSQVSDTHYVIGSAAGPHPYPTVVRDFQSIIGKELRTQAMAAFGQLPDAIVACVGGGSNAIGVLHPFIGDASVRLIGVEAGGHGLDSGQHGASLTLGTEGVLHGSRSLVLQDADGQIQEAHSISAGLDYPGVGPELAHLAKIGRMEVRTATDDEALASFYEVARMEGILPALETSHAFARGKELARELGAGKYLVINCSGRGDKDVATISARGVPPAVGVKA, encoded by the coding sequence ATGAACACGGAGACTTCCACCGGCCGCTTCGGGCGCTTCGGTGGGCGCTACGTGCCGGAGACGCTCGTCCCGGCGCTGATGGAGTTGGAAGCGGCGTACACGGCCGCCAGGGCGGACCCGACGTTCGACGCCGAGGTGGCGCGGGTGCTGCGTGAGTTCGTGGGTCGGCCCACGACGCTGACGCCGGCGCGCAGGCTCACCGAGGCGTGGGGCGGCGCGAACGTGTGGCTCAAGCGCGAGGACCTGGCGCACACGGGGGCGCACAAGATCAACAACACCGTGGGGCAGGTGCTGCTCGCGAAGCGGATGGGCAAGAAGCGCATCATCGCGGAGACGGGCGCGGGCCAGCACGGCGTCGCGACGGCCACCGCGTGCGCGCTCTTCGGGCTGCCGTGCGAGGTGTACATGGGCGCGCTGGACGTGGAGCGGCAGGCGCTCAACGTCTTCCGGATGCGGGCGCTCGGCGCGGTGGTGCGGCCGGTGGAGTCGGGCTCGCGGACGCTGAAGGACGCGATGAACGAGGCGATGCGCACATGGGTGTCGCAGGTCTCGGACACGCACTACGTCATCGGCAGCGCGGCGGGGCCGCACCCGTATCCGACGGTGGTGCGCGACTTCCAGTCCATCATCGGGAAGGAGCTGCGCACGCAGGCGATGGCGGCGTTCGGCCAGCTGCCGGATGCGATTGTCGCGTGTGTGGGTGGCGGCTCGAATGCGATTGGCGTGCTGCATCCGTTCATCGGGGACGCGAGCGTGCGGCTCATCGGCGTGGAGGCGGGTGGGCATGGGCTGGACTCGGGCCAGCACGGGGCGTCGTTGACGCTGGGGACGGAGGGCGTGTTGCACGGCTCGCGCTCGTTGGTGCTCCAGGACGCGGACGGACAGATTCAGGAGGCGCACAGCATCAGCGCGGGCCTGGACTATCCGGGTGTGGGGCCGGAGCTGGCACACCTGGCGAAGATTGGACGGATGGAGGTGCGCACGGCGACGGACGACGAGGCGTTGGCGTCGTTCTACGAGGTGGCGCGCATGGAGGGCATCCTCCCGGCGCTGGAGACGTCGCATGCGTTCGCGCGAGGCAAGGAGCTGGCGCGGGAGTTGGGGGCGGGCAAGTACCTGGTCATCAACTGCTCGGGTCGAGGGGACAAGGACGTCGCGACGATTTCGGCGCGCGGGGTTCCGCCGGCGGTGGGGGTGAAGGCGTGA
- the trpA gene encoding tryptophan synthase subunit alpha, giving the protein MSGEIAKAFARAKARGEGALVAYGMAGDPDLARSVDVFTAMVEGGADILEVGVAFSDPIADGPVIQGASERALKAGSTLKRVLDEVVPEVHRRCPETPLVIMTYVNVIMAMGEERFAKLARERGVSGAILPDLPPEESEALRATFDAAGVDLIPLCAPTTPRARAEAIAKDGRGFVYCVSVAGVTGMRAELPPDLSQRLDLVRKASPVPVVAGFGISSAEQARTLSAHADGVVVGSALVRAAHSDGPQAVKALCADIKRGLKR; this is encoded by the coding sequence GTGAGCGGCGAAATCGCGAAGGCGTTCGCGCGGGCGAAGGCTCGGGGAGAGGGAGCGCTGGTGGCGTACGGGATGGCGGGAGACCCTGACCTGGCGCGCTCGGTGGATGTCTTCACCGCGATGGTGGAGGGAGGCGCGGACATCCTCGAGGTGGGCGTGGCGTTCAGCGACCCCATCGCGGACGGGCCGGTCATCCAGGGTGCATCGGAGCGCGCGTTGAAGGCGGGCTCCACGCTCAAGCGGGTGCTCGACGAGGTGGTGCCGGAGGTTCATCGGCGCTGCCCGGAGACACCGCTGGTCATCATGACGTACGTGAACGTCATCATGGCGATGGGCGAGGAGCGGTTCGCGAAGCTGGCGCGGGAGCGCGGTGTGTCGGGAGCCATCCTGCCGGACCTTCCGCCCGAGGAGAGCGAGGCGTTGCGAGCCACGTTCGACGCTGCGGGCGTGGACCTGATTCCGCTGTGTGCGCCGACGACCCCGCGTGCGCGAGCCGAAGCCATCGCGAAGGACGGGCGCGGCTTCGTGTACTGCGTGTCAGTGGCGGGAGTGACGGGCATGCGCGCGGAGCTGCCGCCGGACCTGTCACAGCGGTTGGACCTGGTGCGCAAGGCGTCGCCGGTGCCGGTGGTCGCGGGCTTCGGCATCTCCAGCGCGGAGCAGGCGCGGACGCTGTCGGCGCACGCGGACGGCGTGGTGGTGGGCAGCGCGCTCGTCCGGGCCGCGCACTCGGATGGACCGCAGGCCGTCAAGGCGCTGTGCGCGGACATCAAGCGTGGCTTGAAGCGCTGA